In Candidatus Methylomirabilota bacterium, one genomic interval encodes:
- a CDS encoding VOC family protein: MSLFKELNHVSITVTDVAKAREFYTGLLGLEEIPRPAFDFPGIWYSLGGGLSLHIILNDQLVRPAVEREKILARYAHFALWTEDADKTARQISELGLPCRDVVSGPTGLRQVFVKDPDGNMVEFIGPTKSAAPRRMES; encoded by the coding sequence ATGAGCCTGTTCAAGGAGCTGAACCATGTGAGCATCACCGTCACCGACGTCGCCAAGGCGCGGGAGTTCTACACCGGCCTGCTCGGACTCGAGGAGATCCCGCGCCCGGCCTTCGACTTTCCCGGCATCTGGTACAGCCTCGGCGGCGGCCTCTCGTTGCACATCATCCTGAACGACCAGCTCGTGCGCCCGGCGGTCGAGCGGGAGAAGATCCTGGCGCGTTACGCGCACTTCGCCCTCTGGACCGAGGACGCCGACAAGACCGCGCGTCAGATCTCGGAGCTGGGGTTGCCCTGCCGCGACGTCGTCTCCGGGCCGACGGGCCTCCGCCAGGTCTTCGTCAAGGATCCGGACGGCAACATGGTGGAGTTCATCGGCCCGACGAAATCCGCCGCGCCCCGGCGCATGGAGTCCTAG
- a CDS encoding ABC transporter substrate-binding protein has protein sequence MTRALAALAAVLALLVARDAVAGVPTDQLRGSIDLVLKIVTDPELKKEAGTAERRRRIRAVVNQIFDFTEISQRSLGRHWQARTPAEREQFVAVFGDLLENAYITKIESYSGEKIQYPGDVIDGDLAVVKTRIVTKQATEIPIDYRMFLNGSRWAVYDVSIEGISLIGNYRSQFNAVIQRSGYPDLVAKLKAKQDERPGAREAGRQEPVVPTAAAVKPRESP, from the coding sequence ATGACCCGCGCCCTCGCCGCCCTCGCCGCCGTGCTGGCGCTCCTCGTGGCGCGCGACGCTGTCGCCGGCGTCCCCACCGACCAGCTCCGCGGGTCGATCGACCTCGTCCTGAAGATCGTCACGGATCCCGAGCTCAAGAAGGAGGCGGGGACGGCCGAGCGCCGGAGGAGGATCCGGGCGGTGGTCAACCAGATCTTCGACTTCACCGAGATCTCGCAGCGGAGCCTCGGGCGTCACTGGCAGGCGCGCACGCCCGCCGAGCGCGAGCAGTTCGTCGCGGTCTTCGGCGATCTCCTCGAGAACGCGTACATCACCAAGATCGAGAGCTACTCCGGGGAGAAGATCCAGTACCCCGGCGACGTCATCGACGGCGACCTCGCGGTCGTCAAGACGCGGATCGTGACGAAGCAGGCGACGGAGATCCCGATCGACTACCGCATGTTCCTGAACGGTTCGCGCTGGGCCGTCTACGACGTGAGCATCGAGGGCATCAGCCTCATCGGCAACTACCGCTCGCAGTTCAACGCGGTCATCCAGCGCTCGGGCTACCCCGACCTCGTCGCCAAGCTCAAGGCGAAGCAGGACGAGCGCCCCGGGGCGCGGGAGGCAGGGCGCCAGGAGCCGGTCGTGCCGACCGCCGCGGCGGTAAAGCCGCGCGAGTCGCCCTAG